In the genome of Paenibacillus sp. FSL R5-0766, one region contains:
- the csaB gene encoding polysaccharide pyruvyl transferase CsaB, whose protein sequence is MVTTSQKLVISGYYGFRNSGDEAVLKSILTALEEESQRSNITIEPIVLSGDPESTTAMYGVRSVHRMKLKEVREALKESDGLISGGGSLLQDATGLKSIPYYLGVIKLAQWLKKPTFIYAQGIGPVNRKIFNPMIKSVFKACTYVSVRDEQSADYLRGLGLQWNQIHVVPDPVMGLPLPETKVERGAGAVSANAATQANRVEPSTGGHTKLPVIGVSVRFWESDRKELTAIAAGLKKLCSKRAVHLRFLPFHLPVDEQASRFLMEMLGDVTSKGSEISITQDLTDPQLMLEEVSKCDLVIGMRLHSLIYAASQYVPPVGISYDPKIDQFLLRLDSEPAGNTDTLDGDKLAKTVVGLLDQRSQWLKEHEEGITQLKQEARVPAQQIINYLGRKG, encoded by the coding sequence ATGGTCACCACTTCTCAAAAGTTAGTCATCTCGGGGTATTACGGATTCCGCAATAGCGGAGACGAAGCGGTGCTAAAGTCGATTTTGACAGCGCTGGAAGAGGAAAGCCAAAGGTCGAACATAACCATTGAACCGATTGTTCTCTCGGGTGATCCCGAGTCGACAACCGCCATGTACGGTGTGCGCTCCGTGCATCGTATGAAATTGAAGGAAGTCCGTGAAGCACTCAAGGAGAGCGACGGGTTAATCAGTGGCGGAGGAAGTCTATTGCAGGATGCAACTGGACTGAAATCCATTCCTTATTATCTGGGTGTAATCAAGCTGGCCCAGTGGCTGAAAAAACCAACGTTTATCTATGCACAGGGGATCGGCCCTGTGAATCGTAAAATTTTTAATCCAATGATCAAATCGGTCTTTAAGGCCTGCACCTATGTATCCGTTCGGGATGAACAATCTGCAGACTACCTGCGTGGGCTCGGGTTACAGTGGAATCAGATCCATGTTGTACCTGACCCCGTAATGGGTTTGCCATTACCTGAAACAAAAGTTGAGAGGGGCGCAGGTGCTGTCTCAGCAAATGCTGCTACTCAAGCTAATCGAGTGGAACCTTCAACTGGAGGACATACCAAGCTTCCTGTGATCGGCGTATCGGTACGTTTTTGGGAGTCCGACCGGAAGGAACTTACGGCTATTGCCGCAGGATTGAAAAAACTGTGCTCCAAAAGAGCCGTGCACTTGCGTTTTCTGCCATTTCATTTGCCGGTTGATGAACAGGCATCACGTTTCCTTATGGAAATGCTCGGTGATGTGACCAGCAAAGGCAGTGAGATTAGCATCACACAGGATTTGACCGATCCTCAGCTTATGCTGGAGGAAGTCAGCAAGTGTGATCTCGTCATCGGTATGCGTCTGCACAGTCTGATCTATGCAGCTTCGCAATATGTGCCTCCGGTGGGTATATCGTATGATCCGAAAATCGATCAATTCCTGCTTCGTCTGGACAGTGAACCAGCAGGCAATACGGATACACTCGACGGCGACAAACTCGCTAAGACTGTTGTTGGACTGCTAGATCAACGTTCACAATGGTTGAAGGAACATGAAGAAGGTATCACCCAACTGAAGCAGGAAGCCAGAGTACCTGCACAGCAGATTATTAACTATTTAGGCCGCAAAGGATGA
- a CDS encoding S-layer homology domain-containing protein gives MQQKKRPLVWIMLVTMVFSLFPQGLFGGSVASAADAFSTYFTPSDRTIRESSRLSLVSNKGEFITRDNVYKSPTSSLTITGTFSMVNGTSLKVKVEQLNLTQTGAVQEWKVDETRTTTTAITDNGNNRFTANSVGLFSGFNKVTFIGTQGQSTVESSDTFYVLYDPAPFIENFTLFTDPSAEGGSVAYNLNEGTETVVDTERVDFQGNVKNATQVIVSVNGKDDIDTPVRPDGSFFAAQMKLLPGKNILKFKIISEANQIETERAVYYFDKTKPFVELEVNIGSETKSVLSRNDPATFTDPNQSTATLSGEVLIPFEEGSNNFETDGEVSIQPGGQLTFEDYDVTVEDEKLITGPDGKSVKYRMVKFQGNATYNLTPEGSIVAKNQILKVKVTQGTFSAEYAANYVYSSDAQDITNIYYLPNYKGGVIDSRTALNGATLQDDEVYILVESSRPISKTLKAVYLPAGANELDITEYTGTPAASGLESNQKVYVIKKLASGKQQIRFSFGTNVSPELSKVVEVTYATISSIYVESLQNGRTYTFDSSKGTQNLTLKGELLGFKSLTDLKAELIVNGQLKATTDASLVQAPVLAFPKTKDFNFSLPIQRSGPIFYGENTIEIRAIEEDAGGLPRTISIILKINVVDTNNSTISTFMPTLIPKDARSPIDKDTVSAYTEDELSKIFAVTPDFLLKDNKYVTSEKEYDLVFRGSGAQNINVSYGSKVIFSKTVGTAPVRDTINNGSLGGETTGSDFAGNEDQFIARLRGLKFDAPGTQVYTLELINSTGARSTQRIEIVREPSAYRIVAPQPTVGNQIVVNKNFVRFDIEAEGATEVLIGKEAAVKRPDFNNRFILDYVGLKADKENKIKISITRDGGTTNDTVTVYYTSAVTTDSQYMAPKVANKYTVFNKELTLSFPKGTVLQSENSIGITKFYPNNKLLFGIAEPAKGIVERINDYGNSIGVDSDERGTNVQKTPIQVSPTISGNFASTLSTGDFVLISDIYWINGGLGELGNKSDNGYKPGTNGLAPYSVEGTFTNYAAERILTPSQRGTLTLNYDPSIVDDVGSTITVYKYSDKTNPGNWVSIGGKVDTKKHTITVPFDEFGYYKVMKQSRSYSDITNHPWARNVLNAMYSKGLMKPLKSNSFGADDQTTRGEFATLLVKGMNIPLINPTKQTFSDVGKGTGAEIWSYEAIETAALVGIVQGRSDGFFQPQLPVSREEAAVMIARAMNAKLAANDSKLSSALGKSFLDSSSIEYYARPAVQAVTKAKIMEGSPVTVPGAKKPSYQFNPKGNMTRAEAAKIAVELLKKSTGLFPKTLS, from the coding sequence ATGCAACAGAAGAAACGGCCGTTGGTATGGATCATGTTGGTCACCATGGTGTTCTCATTGTTCCCACAAGGTCTGTTCGGTGGGTCCGTTGCGTCCGCTGCAGATGCATTTTCAACGTATTTTACGCCATCCGATCGAACGATCCGAGAAAGTTCAAGACTTTCGTTAGTTTCTAACAAAGGTGAATTTATCACTCGGGATAATGTTTATAAAAGCCCAACGTCATCATTAACAATAACAGGTACATTTTCTATGGTTAATGGAACATCACTTAAAGTGAAAGTAGAGCAGTTGAATCTTACTCAAACTGGAGCTGTCCAAGAATGGAAAGTTGATGAGACACGTACGACTACGACTGCCATAACTGACAATGGTAACAATCGGTTTACAGCAAATAGTGTAGGTTTGTTTTCTGGATTTAACAAAGTTACATTTATCGGGACACAAGGACAGAGCACTGTGGAAAGTTCAGATACATTCTATGTTTTGTATGATCCTGCCCCATTTATTGAAAATTTCACGCTCTTCACAGATCCTTCAGCTGAGGGAGGTAGCGTAGCTTACAATCTAAATGAAGGTACAGAGACTGTAGTTGATACAGAACGAGTGGATTTTCAAGGTAATGTGAAGAATGCAACTCAAGTGATCGTGTCTGTTAATGGTAAGGACGACATTGATACACCTGTACGACCAGATGGAAGTTTTTTTGCTGCACAAATGAAATTGTTGCCAGGTAAAAATATTCTGAAGTTTAAAATTATAAGTGAAGCCAATCAAATTGAAACAGAGCGTGCGGTTTATTATTTTGATAAAACGAAGCCGTTCGTCGAACTCGAAGTGAATATTGGTAGTGAAACGAAATCTGTATTGAGCAGAAATGATCCAGCAACGTTCACAGATCCAAACCAGAGTACTGCAACGTTGTCTGGTGAAGTGTTGATTCCGTTTGAGGAAGGTAGTAATAACTTTGAAACAGACGGGGAAGTGTCAATACAGCCTGGAGGACAATTAACCTTTGAGGATTATGATGTTACGGTAGAAGATGAGAAACTGATTACAGGTCCAGATGGAAAATCTGTGAAATATAGAATGGTTAAGTTCCAGGGGAATGCAACCTATAATTTGACACCTGAGGGATCAATCGTAGCGAAGAATCAAATTCTTAAAGTTAAAGTAACACAAGGAACATTCAGTGCAGAGTATGCAGCAAATTATGTATATTCATCGGATGCACAGGATATCACTAACATATACTACTTACCTAATTATAAGGGTGGGGTGATCGACTCCAGAACTGCGTTGAATGGGGCAACATTGCAGGATGATGAAGTTTATATATTAGTTGAGTCTAGCAGACCGATCTCAAAGACACTAAAAGCTGTATATTTGCCTGCTGGAGCTAATGAGCTTGATATTACAGAATATACTGGCACTCCGGCTGCTAGTGGCTTAGAGTCCAATCAAAAAGTATACGTTATTAAGAAGCTTGCGAGCGGTAAGCAACAGATCCGCTTCTCATTTGGAACTAATGTTTCACCAGAACTCTCAAAAGTTGTTGAGGTGACCTATGCTACAATCAGTTCGATCTATGTAGAGAGCTTGCAGAATGGTAGAACATATACCTTTGACTCATCTAAAGGCACTCAAAACCTGACTCTTAAAGGGGAATTGCTTGGTTTCAAATCCCTGACAGATCTCAAGGCTGAGTTGATTGTTAATGGTCAATTAAAGGCAACGACTGATGCAAGTCTGGTACAAGCTCCAGTTCTTGCTTTCCCTAAAACTAAAGACTTTAACTTCAGTCTTCCGATTCAGAGATCAGGTCCTATCTTCTACGGAGAGAATACCATTGAAATACGGGCTATCGAAGAAGATGCAGGGGGACTCCCTAGAACGATATCCATAATTTTGAAGATCAATGTAGTGGATACGAATAATTCAACGATTTCTACATTCATGCCCACATTGATTCCTAAAGATGCCAGAAGTCCTATTGATAAAGACACAGTATCGGCTTATACGGAAGATGAATTGAGTAAGATCTTTGCCGTTACTCCAGACTTTTTGCTCAAAGATAACAAATACGTAACAAGTGAAAAAGAATATGACTTGGTATTCCGGGGTAGTGGTGCACAGAACATTAATGTGTCATATGGATCAAAAGTAATCTTTAGTAAAACCGTTGGCACAGCGCCAGTTAGAGACACTATTAACAATGGATCACTTGGAGGAGAAACGACCGGCTCTGACTTTGCGGGTAATGAAGATCAGTTTATTGCTCGGCTTCGTGGGCTGAAGTTTGATGCACCGGGAACTCAAGTGTATACACTCGAATTAATTAATAGTACAGGTGCCCGCTCTACACAGAGAATCGAAATTGTCCGCGAACCTTCGGCATATCGAATTGTTGCACCTCAGCCAACAGTTGGTAATCAGATTGTGGTTAATAAAAACTTTGTTCGGTTTGATATCGAGGCAGAGGGAGCAACTGAGGTTCTTATTGGAAAAGAAGCAGCGGTTAAACGTCCTGACTTTAACAATCGTTTCATACTGGATTACGTGGGATTAAAAGCCGACAAAGAAAACAAAATCAAGATTAGCATTACTCGTGATGGTGGAACTACTAATGATACGGTAACTGTGTATTACACCAGTGCGGTTACAACAGATTCGCAGTATATGGCTCCTAAAGTAGCCAATAAATACACCGTGTTCAATAAAGAATTAACGTTGTCCTTCCCTAAAGGGACGGTTCTTCAGTCGGAGAACTCGATAGGAATCACGAAATTTTATCCTAACAACAAACTTTTGTTTGGTATTGCAGAACCAGCAAAAGGTATTGTAGAGCGAATTAATGATTATGGAAATTCAATCGGTGTTGATTCGGATGAAAGAGGTACAAATGTTCAAAAAACACCAATACAAGTGTCTCCAACGATTTCTGGTAATTTCGCATCTACTTTAAGTACAGGTGATTTTGTACTGATTTCGGATATCTACTGGATCAATGGTGGCTTAGGAGAGCTAGGTAACAAAAGTGACAATGGATACAAACCTGGCACAAACGGTCTAGCTCCTTATAGCGTAGAAGGGACATTTACCAACTATGCTGCAGAACGTATCCTGACACCTTCACAGCGGGGAACATTAACATTGAATTATGATCCATCCATTGTAGATGATGTAGGGTCTACAATTACGGTTTACAAATACTCAGATAAAACAAATCCAGGTAACTGGGTATCCATTGGTGGTAAAGTAGATACGAAGAAGCATACGATTACTGTACCGTTTGATGAGTTTGGTTATTACAAAGTCATGAAGCAGAGCAGAAGTTATTCGGATATCACAAATCATCCATGGGCAAGAAATGTACTCAATGCGATGTATTCCAAAGGGTTGATGAAGCCGTTGAAGAGTAATTCATTCGGTGCAGATGATCAAACAACACGTGGGGAATTCGCAACATTGTTGGTTAAGGGAATGAATATTCCATTGATCAATCCAACCAAACAAACGTTCAGTGACGTAGGGAAAGGCACTGGAGCTGAGATTTGGAGTTATGAAGCCATTGAGACAGCAGCGCTTGTGGGGATTGTACAAGGACGCAGTGATGGATTCTTCCAGCCACAATTACCAGTCTCCAGAGAAGAGGCGGCTGTTATGATTGCGCGTGCAATGAACGCAAAACTTGCGGCCAATGATAGCAAGTTATCTTCAGCACTAGGCAAGTCATTCCTGGATTCATCTTCAATCGAGTATTATGCTCGTCCAGCTGTACAAGCAGTGACAAAAGCGAAGATCATGGAGGGAAGCCCTGTGACTGTTCCAGGGGCTAAGAAACCTTCGTATCAATTCAATCCAAAAGGGAACATGACTCGCGCGGAAGCGGCGAAGATTGCTGTGGAACTGCTCAAAAAGAGCACAGGATTATTCCCTAAAACTCTGAGTTAA
- a CDS encoding MraY family glycosyltransferase has protein sequence MVAIFIIGFIVSMGLALALTPLVKKFAVRIGAMDTPNARKVHTRIMPRLGGLGIFLAFIITVAALLPFVSAWFTTRDMSFVSAFLIGGTIIVLIGALDDRFELSAKVKLLGQIVAASVVVFGFNIRVDFVNIPFQDSYSSLEAWVSIPLTIFWIVGVTNAINLIDGLDGLAAGVSGIAIGTIAVMSFLMGNMMIALMCLVLLGSIIGFLFFNFHPAKIFMGDTGSLFLGFSLAMLSMLGFKQIAIVSFITPLIIIGVPLSDTFFAIIRRAVQRKPIFAPDKGHLHHCLRELGFSHRQTVLIIYGIAAFFGVLAIIQSSAAMFEANWVTFVVICIMMFFLQVGAEVIGLVSKTRRPVINFLMRMRVKLNPETRSKS, from the coding sequence ATGGTAGCGATCTTTATCATTGGATTTATCGTGTCAATGGGACTGGCTCTTGCCCTGACACCACTTGTCAAAAAGTTCGCAGTCCGCATTGGCGCAATGGATACGCCGAATGCACGTAAAGTACACACACGGATCATGCCACGTCTTGGCGGTCTGGGAATATTCCTGGCCTTTATTATTACGGTAGCTGCATTGCTTCCGTTTGTATCGGCATGGTTCACGACTCGTGATATGAGTTTTGTCAGCGCGTTTCTGATTGGCGGAACAATTATCGTGCTGATCGGGGCACTCGATGATCGGTTTGAACTATCGGCCAAAGTGAAGCTGCTTGGTCAGATCGTTGCTGCTTCTGTCGTTGTATTCGGATTTAATATCCGGGTAGATTTCGTTAACATTCCGTTTCAGGATTCCTACTCTTCACTCGAAGCTTGGGTATCCATTCCGCTGACGATCTTCTGGATCGTTGGTGTAACCAATGCGATTAACCTGATTGATGGTCTGGATGGTCTGGCTGCCGGTGTATCTGGTATTGCAATTGGTACCATTGCAGTGATGTCCTTCCTGATGGGTAACATGATGATTGCCTTGATGTGTCTTGTATTGCTGGGTAGTATTATCGGATTCCTATTCTTCAACTTCCACCCGGCCAAGATCTTCATGGGGGATACCGGATCACTATTCCTTGGTTTCTCTCTGGCGATGCTGTCCATGCTGGGATTCAAACAAATTGCTATCGTGTCCTTTATTACACCGCTGATCATTATCGGTGTGCCGCTCTCGGATACCTTCTTCGCGATTATCCGTCGTGCGGTACAACGGAAACCGATTTTCGCACCGGATAAAGGTCACCTGCATCACTGCTTGCGTGAACTTGGATTCAGTCACCGTCAGACGGTGCTGATCATTTATGGAATTGCCGCATTCTTCGGAGTTCTGGCGATTATCCAATCTTCCGCTGCCATGTTCGAAGCGAACTGGGTGACATTTGTGGTCATCTGCATCATGATGTTCTTCCTCCAGGTGGGAGCAGAAGTTATCGGGCTTGTTAGCAAAACGAGAAGACCGGTTATTAACTTCCTGATGCGCATGCGCGTGAAGCTAAATCCGGAGACTCGTTCGAAATCATAA
- a CDS encoding DUF5693 family protein, with the protein MRQKWLYWNNASRKWLWLVVIIGLVASIPVISDRVQTESSAKKVELVFNYRGLLDISAYQAHPQDFMNEQLTRLKDAGVTTMAVFESTLDELRKTRRLMVYNGQDLANLTKDVIPSNANYTYVLFTSEENAQTYTPIIEQTFADRQIPVVPWEYEGRSGLILQTPPENANMQPLQPDPVAVKMLRDKGFYILPRISDSVPYSQESMERLLTFFEENDVKRILFDGDAVKGYNDNAEMKSLDQFAQLLNKHNIGLAAIENLKKPQSGFQTLAYKTDYNVTRLYSLSDGDANLDVDVIADRFVLATKDRNIRMLYMNASPSRNTAKAMITDPIENLINSLGEPGHAVERMAKHGFELGQAEAFTVKDSSIQRYAKLVALVGAIAMIALMVSYFIPLLTLIAFVVALVGSAGLFLLKPTLLEQGIALLVAIAAPTIAMVLAVRTVNYQQQRQPDASAGRRLKQTLILYVRTSILSFLAVPFVIALLNSITYSLVINQFRGVSLLHFAPMALVAIYIVFYRGSGSFSIKQIKEMLRMPINVLMVVLALVAAVVGYYYLSRTGNSGSVTPFEMFLRTTLEDTFGVRPRFKEFMLGHPLFIVGVFAALKYRKVIFVLIIAAIGQLSMVDTFAHIHTPAVLSLIRGVMGLGLGLIFGIIAVGVWQVAEGCWKKWSPLLKS; encoded by the coding sequence GTGCGTCAAAAATGGCTTTATTGGAATAACGCTTCTCGGAAGTGGTTGTGGCTCGTCGTTATCATCGGTCTGGTTGCGTCCATCCCTGTAATCAGTGATCGGGTGCAGACAGAATCTTCTGCCAAAAAGGTGGAGCTTGTCTTCAACTATCGGGGTCTTCTGGATATCTCCGCTTATCAGGCACATCCGCAAGATTTCATGAATGAACAATTGACTCGTCTAAAAGACGCAGGCGTAACAACGATGGCTGTGTTCGAAAGTACATTGGACGAGCTGAGAAAGACACGCCGACTAATGGTATATAACGGTCAGGATCTCGCGAACTTGACCAAAGATGTGATCCCTTCTAATGCAAATTACACGTATGTGTTATTTACATCAGAGGAAAACGCACAGACGTATACCCCTATTATTGAACAAACGTTCGCTGATCGGCAGATTCCGGTTGTACCATGGGAATATGAAGGTCGTAGCGGCTTAATATTGCAGACTCCTCCGGAGAATGCCAACATGCAGCCTTTGCAGCCCGATCCGGTTGCCGTGAAGATGCTGCGTGATAAAGGTTTCTACATTTTGCCGCGGATCTCGGACAGTGTGCCATACAGCCAGGAATCGATGGAGCGCTTGCTTACCTTCTTCGAAGAGAATGACGTAAAGCGCATCTTGTTTGATGGTGATGCTGTGAAAGGGTACAATGATAATGCAGAGATGAAAAGCCTCGACCAATTCGCACAGTTGCTGAACAAGCATAATATTGGTCTTGCAGCCATCGAGAACTTGAAGAAACCGCAGTCTGGATTCCAGACCCTTGCTTATAAAACGGACTACAATGTTACGCGTCTGTACTCGCTTAGCGATGGAGATGCCAATCTGGACGTTGATGTCATTGCTGACCGTTTTGTTCTCGCAACCAAGGATCGTAACATTCGTATGCTCTATATGAATGCATCACCAAGCCGGAATACAGCAAAGGCTATGATTACAGATCCAATTGAGAATCTGATCAACAGCCTGGGTGAGCCGGGACATGCGGTAGAACGCATGGCGAAGCATGGATTTGAACTTGGACAAGCTGAAGCATTTACAGTTAAGGATTCCTCGATTCAGCGTTATGCGAAGCTGGTTGCTCTTGTTGGTGCAATTGCCATGATTGCACTTATGGTTTCTTATTTTATCCCACTACTGACCTTGATCGCATTTGTGGTTGCTTTGGTGGGCAGTGCAGGATTGTTCCTCTTGAAACCAACGCTGCTGGAGCAAGGAATTGCCTTGCTTGTGGCAATCGCCGCGCCGACCATAGCGATGGTGCTGGCCGTTCGTACAGTGAACTATCAGCAACAGCGTCAACCCGACGCATCTGCGGGTCGTCGTTTGAAGCAGACATTAATTTTATATGTAAGAACTTCGATTCTGTCATTCCTCGCGGTACCTTTTGTCATCGCGTTGCTTAACAGCATTACGTACAGTCTGGTTATTAACCAGTTCCGCGGCGTGAGTCTGTTGCACTTTGCACCTATGGCACTGGTAGCGATCTATATTGTGTTTTATCGTGGTTCGGGTTCGTTCTCTATTAAGCAAATTAAAGAAATGCTTCGTATGCCAATTAATGTGTTAATGGTTGTTTTGGCACTTGTTGCTGCCGTTGTTGGATACTATTACTTGAGCCGTACAGGCAACTCGGGTTCAGTAACACCATTCGAGATGTTCCTTCGTACCACGTTGGAAGATACGTTCGGTGTACGTCCGAGATTCAAAGAATTTATGCTGGGACACCCGCTATTTATCGTTGGCGTGTTCGCCGCTTTAAAATATCGTAAAGTCATCTTTGTGCTCATTATTGCAGCGATTGGACAGTTGTCCATGGTGGATACGTTCGCGCATATCCATACGCCGGCTGTATTGTCACTCATTCGTGGAGTGATGGGATTGGGACTTGGCTTAATCTTCGGTATCATTGCTGTGGGTGTGTGGCAAGTAGCGGAAGGATGTTGGAAAAAATGGTCACCACTTCTCAAAAGTTAG
- a CDS encoding WecB/TagA/CpsF family glycosyltransferase produces the protein MSQTGSIPTVSIYGIPFSKLTMKETVKVLQEAVLSKQTPHQVITANPIMVMAALENPAIMEVMQAAELIVPDGTGVVWAANYCGDPVAERVPGFELLHELLRVGENYRWGVYLLGSTPEVIQETAVRLQQQYPAIRIVGYRDGYFGPAEDDQVIASIREVAPDLLFVARGADTQEPWIHKHKDALQVPVTMGVGGSFDVISGKTKRAPMLFQKLRLEWFYRLLREPSRAGRMLALPKFAVKVMRDKENVTKVR, from the coding sequence ATGAGTCAGACCGGATCAATACCTACCGTTTCAATCTACGGCATTCCTTTTTCCAAACTGACGATGAAAGAAACGGTGAAGGTTCTCCAGGAAGCTGTGCTGTCCAAACAGACACCACATCAGGTTATTACAGCCAATCCAATTATGGTCATGGCCGCATTGGAAAATCCCGCAATCATGGAAGTCATGCAAGCTGCGGAATTGATTGTTCCTGATGGAACAGGTGTCGTATGGGCTGCAAACTATTGTGGAGATCCTGTAGCTGAGCGAGTGCCGGGTTTTGAGCTTTTACATGAATTGCTGCGTGTTGGAGAAAACTATCGATGGGGCGTATATCTGCTTGGTTCCACCCCCGAGGTGATTCAAGAAACAGCAGTTCGGTTACAACAGCAATATCCGGCGATTCGAATTGTGGGTTATCGTGACGGTTATTTTGGTCCGGCTGAGGATGATCAGGTCATTGCTTCCATTCGGGAAGTGGCACCTGATCTGTTGTTTGTAGCACGTGGGGCAGATACCCAAGAACCGTGGATTCACAAGCACAAAGATGCCCTACAGGTTCCCGTAACCATGGGCGTTGGCGGCAGCTTTGATGTGATTTCGGGCAAAACCAAACGTGCGCCTATGCTGTTCCAAAAGTTAAGACTGGAGTGGTTCTATCGCTTATTGCGTGAACCAAGCCGGGCAGGCCGGATGCTTGCGCTTCCGAAATTCGCTGTTAAGGTGATGCGTGACAAAGAAAACGTGACGAAAGTCCGTTAA
- a CDS encoding phospho-sugar mutase produces the protein MEQLSTAAAETLQQWLEDASIDEATKQELRDLQDQPKELEERFYRNLEFGTGGLRGVIGAGSNRMNRYTVGRATQGFARYLLEQHGDQEGKPSVVIAHDSRHFSPEFTLDAALVLAGNGIVAKLFPSLRSTPELSFAVRHQKATGGIVVTASHNPPEYNGYKVYNHEGGQLVPNEAEKVIQYIQEVPSLADVKKLTQEEAEAQGLLIWLGEDQDQAFVDTVASRSLSRELIQSGIGRDFKIVYTPLHGTGNIPVRRVLEQIGFEQVHIVAEQEQPDAEFSTVKSPNPEEREAFTLAMKLGESVGADILIGTDPDADRMGAVVKDNDGKYFVLSGNQSGAIMVHYLLSRLQETGTLPSNGAVVKTIVTSEMGAVIAEHYGAEVMNTLTGFKYIGEKMNQFEATGSHTFLFGYEESYGYLSGNYARDKDAVLASMLIAEAAAYYKSQGKTLYDVLQELYNQFGYFLEKLESRTLKGKDGVAQIQAKMTDWRSNPPQEVAGIAVQDVLDYSLGLDGLPKENVLKFILADGSWFCLRPSGTEPKIKVYFAVRGENLEDAESRIERLVTTVMSRVDAQ, from the coding sequence ATGGAACAGTTAAGCACAGCAGCAGCAGAGACGTTGCAGCAATGGTTGGAGGATGCTTCGATTGATGAAGCAACGAAACAGGAGCTTCGTGACTTGCAGGATCAGCCGAAAGAGCTGGAGGAACGTTTTTACAGAAACCTGGAGTTTGGTACAGGTGGATTGCGCGGAGTCATTGGTGCCGGAAGTAACCGGATGAACCGTTACACGGTAGGTCGGGCAACGCAAGGATTTGCGCGTTATTTGCTTGAGCAGCATGGTGACCAAGAAGGCAAACCTTCTGTTGTCATTGCTCATGATTCCCGTCATTTCTCACCTGAATTCACACTGGATGCTGCGCTTGTATTGGCTGGAAACGGCATTGTAGCCAAGCTGTTCCCATCCCTGCGTTCAACTCCTGAGTTGTCATTTGCAGTGCGTCATCAGAAGGCAACTGGAGGGATCGTTGTAACAGCGAGCCATAACCCACCGGAATACAACGGATATAAAGTATACAATCATGAGGGCGGTCAATTGGTACCGAATGAAGCGGAAAAAGTCATTCAGTACATCCAGGAAGTGCCTTCCCTAGCTGACGTGAAGAAACTGACGCAAGAAGAAGCAGAAGCTCAGGGGCTCTTGATCTGGTTGGGTGAAGACCAAGATCAAGCATTTGTGGATACCGTAGCAAGTCGCAGTCTCAGTCGCGAACTGATCCAATCCGGCATTGGCCGTGATTTCAAAATCGTTTACACACCGCTACACGGAACAGGTAACATCCCTGTACGTCGCGTGTTGGAGCAGATCGGATTCGAGCAAGTGCATATTGTAGCCGAACAAGAACAGCCGGATGCTGAGTTCTCTACCGTGAAATCCCCTAACCCGGAAGAACGCGAAGCGTTTACCCTCGCAATGAAGTTGGGGGAATCTGTTGGTGCTGACATTCTGATCGGAACAGATCCGGATGCAGACCGTATGGGTGCTGTGGTGAAAGACAATGATGGCAAATATTTCGTCTTGTCCGGTAACCAGTCTGGTGCCATTATGGTACATTACCTGCTCAGTCGCCTGCAAGAGACAGGAACACTGCCAAGCAACGGTGCAGTTGTCAAAACAATCGTAACAAGTGAGATGGGTGCTGTTATTGCTGAACATTACGGTGCAGAAGTGATGAACACACTGACAGGCTTCAAATATATCGGTGAAAAAATGAACCAGTTCGAAGCAACAGGCAGTCATACATTCTTGTTCGGATATGAAGAGAGTTATGGCTACCTTTCCGGTAACTATGCCCGTGACAAGGATGCTGTCCTTGCCTCGATGCTGATTGCTGAAGCAGCTGCCTATTATAAGAGCCAAGGCAAGACACTGTATGATGTCTTGCAAGAGTTGTACAACCAATTCGGATACTTCCTGGAGAAGCTGGAGTCCCGTACGCTGAAAGGCAAAGACGGCGTAGCTCAGATTCAAGCCAAAATGACGGACTGGCGTTCCAATCCACCACAAGAAGTAGCGGGAATTGCGGTACAAGATGTACTGGACTACTCCCTTGGTCTGGACGGTCTTCCGAAGGAGAACGTACTGAAGTTCATTTTGGCAGACGGTTCATGGTTCTGCTTGCGTCCTTCAGGAACAGAACCGAAGATCAAAGTATACTTCGCCGTGCGTGGAGAGAATTTGGAAGATGCGGAAAGCCGGATCGAGCGTCTGGTGACTACAGTGATGTCGCGTGTAGACGCACAATAA